In a genomic window of Nyctibius grandis isolate bNycGra1 chromosome 4, bNycGra1.pri, whole genome shotgun sequence:
- the BDKRB2 gene encoding B2 bradykinin receptor, with protein MVSITTENVTQFYNIVATQELTVSPANFHNNSGVHQLIRYECINSDVWKWLQDFQPGFLWFIFVLGAIENSFVLIVLCFHKSRCTVAEIYLANMALADLMLVCALPFWAINISNEFQWPFGLFLCKAVNIMSIMNFYSSIYFLTLVSIDRYLALVKTMSLGRMRRTVCAKWNSFVVWVCALLICSPAIVFRNLQYYKEYNITACVLLYPASYWEPANNCLLNIVGFVIPLCVITYCTTQIIKALRSSELQKLKLVQTERRATMLVLAVLLLFIICWLPFQISTFIDTIRYLTPNSKCLEEINDIVTQVATYCAFSNSCLNPVLYVIVGKHFQKKAVEFYKDLLPKRCRKSQSVQMDNSLDTLRTSISSEYSRKKSLFPLPR; from the coding sequence ATGGTTTCCATCACAACTGAAAATGTTACACAATTTTACAACATCGTGGCCACCCAGGAGCTCACAGTCAGTCCGGCAAATTTCCACAATAATTCAGGAGTGCATCAGCTGATTCGATATGAATGTATTAATTCAGATGTATGGAAATGGCTACAGGATTTTCAGCCTGGATTCCTCTGGTTTATATTTGTTCTGGGAGCAATAGAAAATTCCTTTGTCCTCATTGTCCTATGTTTCCACAAGAGTCGCTGCACAGTGGCTGAAATTTACCTAGCAAACATGGCACTTGCTGACTTAATGTTAGTCTGTGCTTTACCTTTCTGGGCCATTAATATTTCTAATGAGTTTCAATGGCCTTTTGGCCTGTTCCTCTGTAAAGCTGTCAACATAATGAGTATCATGAACTTTTATTCTAGCATTTATTTCCTGACACTAGTGAGCATCGACCGCTATCTGGCCTTGGTGAAAACCATGTCTCTTGGACGGATGCGACGAACTGTCTGTGCCAAATGGAATAGCTTTGTAGTCTGGGTGTGTGCATTGCTCATATGTTCACCTGCAATTGTGTTCCGAAATCTACAGTATTACAAAGAATATAACATCACAGCCTGTGTTCTTCTTTACCCAGCCAGCTACTGGGAGCCTGCAAACAACTGCTTGCTGAATATTGTGGGCTTTGTGATCCCACTCTGTGTAATTACCTATTGCACTACACAAATCATCAAAGCCTTACGAAGTAGTGAGCTACAAAAACTCAAGTTAGTCCAGACAGAGAGGAGAGCCACCATGCTGGTCCTTGCTGTGCTCTTGCTGTTCATCATTTGCTGGCTTCCATTCCAGATCAGCACGTTCATTGACACAATCCGTTACCTCACACCCAATTCCAAATGCCTGGAAGAAATCAATGACATAGTGACCCAGGTAGCTACGTACTGTGCCTTTAGCAACAGCTGCCTGAACCCAGTCCTGTATGTAATTGTCGGGAAGCACTTCCAGAAGAAGGCTGTGGAATTCTACAAGGACTTGCTCCCAAAGAGGTGCAGAAAATCACAGTCTGTGCAGATGGACAACTCCCTGGACACTTTAAGAACTTCCATTTCAAGTGAATACTCAAGGAAAAAGTCTCTTTTCCCATTACCAAGATAA